The Stigmatopora argus isolate UIUO_Sarg chromosome 16, RoL_Sarg_1.0, whole genome shotgun sequence genome has a window encoding:
- the LOC144091025 gene encoding uncharacterized protein LOC144091025 isoform X1, giving the protein MDSFFKAAVCDLDKVLDDFELNAGLFGFAEEADWKSVFWKASPYDSSLLASSLVSDVPPSPPVNLFDLSSSHYALPGTSGVRADRNGEVQAQPLTEVDLLSSVDRSASQSLAPTCPDQVLEPVCNLVNYTGSAFLVRAKDGFTEPRVSVEREEEPLLVDFGDLEEQGPPCKNSDSSQQLAGFSFNLFDVILPAVPTQNERDECDTQDEGYDEGTQQDDVLSEQDGRCQGTQTSSPSSCQNKEMPPKDADDETSEGGLQLLELKEQLKNIEEDPPSGLDTPCSDELCNSDPIILVPAAKLMCSDPPAPSPQDPPEFRFEYLPESERTHMPVTDVELDAFLRASGEAERDIGISPEDLRQRNEEEPALTEKELRSCPEDLACLKHNSVGLWPAFQNILCQENTSDGSHFSIGNSWQSEQMVFYGGARPKLPLIPAVRCPSSTEEDEPPAYSFQLDNNDEESLQTSHNFSSISSPPYPGTSAAALDQLCKSPTYTDSAGKEWLGSRQPAWVPDSAAPNCMKCLQKFTFTKRRHHCRACGKVYCAVCCNRKCQLKYLEKEARVCVICFDTLHRAQALERMMSPTGHNPNVPSEYCSSIPPWQQARAADNLTSVPPTVMVPVSALKQPSSDGGLREQKRVWFADGILPNGEVADTAKLSASCVNDTSWEAEEITPSSGPELLVSEEEIARSPCSPWDYALLARLGPAVSKAGSLLPDDENRLPPLLVSAGEDLMAGLSLCLISPKKSLEFQVSTRTQRFLHTSFSHSWTRKHTTRMHGQKEGFLGNTTANSPSTANMRVEAWQTANPENEDGAHQCWCLSSNGLRAWGQRELVFLLACIPEEKNLYRDLLALFLRIQQDAQRGKFLEELDNVSFAENFLDSKDHGGMLFFSPSFQPLDGLPLPEPPFLFGLLVHKLEVPWAKVFPLRLLLRLGVEYSVYPATPVSVRFRPSVYRETGHSIMNPLADLRNYQYSLPSVKGLTIHMEMGHNYIDIPKSSFNEVSKNLLCLLPPEGATCLE; this is encoded by the exons ATGGACAGCTTCTTCAAAGCAGCTGTTTGTGACCTGGACAAAGTGCTTGATGACTTTGAGCTTAATGCAG GTTTGTTTGGGTTTGCAGAAGAAGCAGATTGGAAGTCAGTCTTCTGGAAGGCCTCGCCATATGATTCTTCCCTTCTGGCCTCCTCCCTGGTGTCAGACGTGCCCCCTTCTCCTCCCGTGAATTTATTTGACCTCAGTTCTAGCCATTATGCGCTCCCTGGCACAAGCGGGGTCCGAGCAGACCGAAACGGGGAGGTCCAGGCTCAGCCTTTGACCGAGGTGGACCTTCTCTCCTCTGTTGATCGCAGTGCCTCTCAAAGCTTAGCGCCCACGTGCCCTGATCAGGTGCTTGAGCCTGTTTGCAACCTTGTAAATTATACTGGTTCGGCCTTCCTGGTGCGAGCCAAAGATGGCTTCACCGAGCCGAGGGTGAGCGTGGAACGTGAGGAGGAGCCGCTACTGGTTGATTTTGGTGACCTGGAGGAGCAAGGTCCACCCTGCAAAAACTCTGACTCCTCTCAGCAGTTGGCTGGATTCTCCTTCAACCTGTTTGATGTAATTCTTCCTGCAGTTCCCACTCAAAATGAGCGAGATGAGTGTGACACTCAAGATGAAGGCTATGACGAGGGGACTCAGCAAGATGATGTATTGTCAGAACAGGATGGCCGATGTCAAGGCACCCAAACCTCAAGCCCATCCTCATGCCAAAATAAAGAAATGCCTCCAAAAGATGCTGATGACGAAACTTCTGAAGGTGGCCTTCAGCTCCTGGAGCTCAAAGAACAACTGAAAAATATAGAGGAGGACCCGCCATCAGGTTTAGACACTCCTTGCTCAGATGAACTCTGCAACTCAGATCCCATTATCCTAGTCCCTGCTGCAAAACTCATGTGCTCAGATCCCCCTGCGCCTAGCCCACAGGACCCTCCCGAGTTTAGATTTGAATATCTCCCCGAGAGTGAGCGGACCCACATGCCAGTTACAGATGTAGAACTGGACGCCTTCCTAAGGGCCAGCGGTGAGGCTGAGCGGGACATAGGGATCTCTCCAGAGGACCTCCGGCAGAGAAATGAGGAGGAGCCGGCGCTCACGGAGAAGGAACTGAGGAGCTGCCCAGAAGATCTGGCCTGTCTAAAACATAACAGTGTAGGTTTGTGGCCGGCATTTCAGAACATCCTCTGTCAGGAAAATACCTCTGACGGTAGTCATTTCTCTATTGGCAATTCTTGGCAGTCGGAGCAAATGGTTTTCTATGGAGGGGCAAGACCCAAACTGCCGCTGATTCCTGCTGTCCGATGTCCCTCATCGACAGAAGAGGACGAGCCACCTGCTTATTCTTTTCAACTGGATAATAACGATGAAGAGAGTCTGCAAACCAGCCATAACTTTTCTTCCATCAGTAGCCCGCCGTATCCCGGGACCTCTGCGGCAGCTTTGGACCAACTCTGCAAATCGCCAACCTACACTGACAGCGCAGGCAAGGAGTGGCTGGGAAGCCGGCAGCCTGCTTGGGTGCCTGACTCGGCAGCCCCCAACTGTATGAAGTGCTTGCAGAAGTTCACCTTCACCAAGAGGCGCCATCACTGTAGAGCCTGTGGGAAA GTTTACTGTGCTGTCTGCTGCAACAGGAAGTGCCAACTCAAGTACTTGGAGAAGGAGGCACGTGTTTGTGTCATCTGCTTTGACACTTTGCACAGAG CCCAGGCGCTGGAGCGGATGATGAGCCCAACGGGTCACAACCCCAATGTTCCATCCGAATATTGCAGCAGCATCCCGCCCTGGCAGCAGGCACGGGCCGCCGACAATCTCACCTCAGTGCCGCCCACCGTCATGGTGCCTGTATCGGCGCTCAAACAGCCAAGCAGCGACG GTGGCCTTCGGGAGCAGAAGCGAGTGTGGTTCGCTGACGGCATCCTGCCTAATGGGGAAGTGGCGGACACTGCCAAGCTGTCAGCGAGTTGCGTCAATGACACATCGTGGGAGGCTGAAGAAATCACG CCGAGCTCGGGTCCAGAGCTCCTGGTGTCCGAGGAGGAGATCGCCCGGTCCCCGTGCAGTCCCTGGGACTACGCTTTGCTGGCACGGTTGGGTCCCGCCGTTAGCAAGGCCGGCAGTCTGCTGCCCGACGATGAGAACCGACTTCCTCCTCTGCTTGTCAGCGCCGGAGAGGATTTGATGGCTGGTCTGTCTCTTTGCCTTATTTCTCCAAAAAAGTCGCTGGAATTTCAG gtATCTACGAGAACTCAgcggtttcttcacacgagtttctcccaCTCTTGGACCAGAAaacacacaacgcgcatgcacgggcaaaaagagggctttctgg ggaatacaacagcaaacagcccatcgacagcgaacatgagggtggaggcgtggcaaacagctaacccggaaaacgaag ACGGTGCGCATCAATGTTGGTGCCTGAGCTCAAACGGGCTGCGGGCTTGGGGCCAGAGAGAGCTGGTCTTCCTGCTGGCGTGCATCCCCGAAGAGAAAAATCTCTATCGTGATCTCTTGGCGCTCTTTCTCAGAATTCAGCAGGACGCACAACGAG GCAAGTTCCTGGAGGAGCTGGACAATGTGAGCTTCGCTGAGAACTTCCTGGACAGTAAAGATCACGGCGGAATGCTTTTCTTCTCTCCTAGCTTCCAGCCACTAGATGGTCTGCCTCTTCCCGAGCCCCCTTTCCTTTTCGGCCTTCTGGTCCACAAGCTGGAGGTCCCGTGGGCCAAGGTCTTCCCGCTTAGGCTGCTTCTGCGACTCGGGGTCGAATACAGTG TGTACCCCGCTACACCCGTCAGCGTGCGCTTTCGCCCGTCTGTGTATCGCGAGACAGGACATAGCATCATGAATCCCCTGGCG
- the LOC144091025 gene encoding uncharacterized protein LOC144091025 isoform X2 — translation MDSFFKAAVCDLDKVLDDFELNAEEADWKSVFWKASPYDSSLLASSLVSDVPPSPPVNLFDLSSSHYALPGTSGVRADRNGEVQAQPLTEVDLLSSVDRSASQSLAPTCPDQVLEPVCNLVNYTGSAFLVRAKDGFTEPRVSVEREEEPLLVDFGDLEEQGPPCKNSDSSQQLAGFSFNLFDVILPAVPTQNERDECDTQDEGYDEGTQQDDVLSEQDGRCQGTQTSSPSSCQNKEMPPKDADDETSEGGLQLLELKEQLKNIEEDPPSGLDTPCSDELCNSDPIILVPAAKLMCSDPPAPSPQDPPEFRFEYLPESERTHMPVTDVELDAFLRASGEAERDIGISPEDLRQRNEEEPALTEKELRSCPEDLACLKHNSVGLWPAFQNILCQENTSDGSHFSIGNSWQSEQMVFYGGARPKLPLIPAVRCPSSTEEDEPPAYSFQLDNNDEESLQTSHNFSSISSPPYPGTSAAALDQLCKSPTYTDSAGKEWLGSRQPAWVPDSAAPNCMKCLQKFTFTKRRHHCRACGKVYCAVCCNRKCQLKYLEKEARVCVICFDTLHRAQALERMMSPTGHNPNVPSEYCSSIPPWQQARAADNLTSVPPTVMVPVSALKQPSSDGGLREQKRVWFADGILPNGEVADTAKLSASCVNDTSWEAEEITPSSGPELLVSEEEIARSPCSPWDYALLARLGPAVSKAGSLLPDDENRLPPLLVSAGEDLMAGLSLCLISPKKSLEFQVSTRTQRFLHTSFSHSWTRKHTTRMHGQKEGFLGNTTANSPSTANMRVEAWQTANPENEDGAHQCWCLSSNGLRAWGQRELVFLLACIPEEKNLYRDLLALFLRIQQDAQRGKFLEELDNVSFAENFLDSKDHGGMLFFSPSFQPLDGLPLPEPPFLFGLLVHKLEVPWAKVFPLRLLLRLGVEYSVYPATPVSVRFRPSVYRETGHSIMNPLADLRNYQYSLPSVKGLTIHMEMGHNYIDIPKSSFNEVSKNLLCLLPPEGATCLE, via the exons ATGGACAGCTTCTTCAAAGCAGCTGTTTGTGACCTGGACAAAGTGCTTGATGACTTTGAGCTTAATGCAG AAGAAGCAGATTGGAAGTCAGTCTTCTGGAAGGCCTCGCCATATGATTCTTCCCTTCTGGCCTCCTCCCTGGTGTCAGACGTGCCCCCTTCTCCTCCCGTGAATTTATTTGACCTCAGTTCTAGCCATTATGCGCTCCCTGGCACAAGCGGGGTCCGAGCAGACCGAAACGGGGAGGTCCAGGCTCAGCCTTTGACCGAGGTGGACCTTCTCTCCTCTGTTGATCGCAGTGCCTCTCAAAGCTTAGCGCCCACGTGCCCTGATCAGGTGCTTGAGCCTGTTTGCAACCTTGTAAATTATACTGGTTCGGCCTTCCTGGTGCGAGCCAAAGATGGCTTCACCGAGCCGAGGGTGAGCGTGGAACGTGAGGAGGAGCCGCTACTGGTTGATTTTGGTGACCTGGAGGAGCAAGGTCCACCCTGCAAAAACTCTGACTCCTCTCAGCAGTTGGCTGGATTCTCCTTCAACCTGTTTGATGTAATTCTTCCTGCAGTTCCCACTCAAAATGAGCGAGATGAGTGTGACACTCAAGATGAAGGCTATGACGAGGGGACTCAGCAAGATGATGTATTGTCAGAACAGGATGGCCGATGTCAAGGCACCCAAACCTCAAGCCCATCCTCATGCCAAAATAAAGAAATGCCTCCAAAAGATGCTGATGACGAAACTTCTGAAGGTGGCCTTCAGCTCCTGGAGCTCAAAGAACAACTGAAAAATATAGAGGAGGACCCGCCATCAGGTTTAGACACTCCTTGCTCAGATGAACTCTGCAACTCAGATCCCATTATCCTAGTCCCTGCTGCAAAACTCATGTGCTCAGATCCCCCTGCGCCTAGCCCACAGGACCCTCCCGAGTTTAGATTTGAATATCTCCCCGAGAGTGAGCGGACCCACATGCCAGTTACAGATGTAGAACTGGACGCCTTCCTAAGGGCCAGCGGTGAGGCTGAGCGGGACATAGGGATCTCTCCAGAGGACCTCCGGCAGAGAAATGAGGAGGAGCCGGCGCTCACGGAGAAGGAACTGAGGAGCTGCCCAGAAGATCTGGCCTGTCTAAAACATAACAGTGTAGGTTTGTGGCCGGCATTTCAGAACATCCTCTGTCAGGAAAATACCTCTGACGGTAGTCATTTCTCTATTGGCAATTCTTGGCAGTCGGAGCAAATGGTTTTCTATGGAGGGGCAAGACCCAAACTGCCGCTGATTCCTGCTGTCCGATGTCCCTCATCGACAGAAGAGGACGAGCCACCTGCTTATTCTTTTCAACTGGATAATAACGATGAAGAGAGTCTGCAAACCAGCCATAACTTTTCTTCCATCAGTAGCCCGCCGTATCCCGGGACCTCTGCGGCAGCTTTGGACCAACTCTGCAAATCGCCAACCTACACTGACAGCGCAGGCAAGGAGTGGCTGGGAAGCCGGCAGCCTGCTTGGGTGCCTGACTCGGCAGCCCCCAACTGTATGAAGTGCTTGCAGAAGTTCACCTTCACCAAGAGGCGCCATCACTGTAGAGCCTGTGGGAAA GTTTACTGTGCTGTCTGCTGCAACAGGAAGTGCCAACTCAAGTACTTGGAGAAGGAGGCACGTGTTTGTGTCATCTGCTTTGACACTTTGCACAGAG CCCAGGCGCTGGAGCGGATGATGAGCCCAACGGGTCACAACCCCAATGTTCCATCCGAATATTGCAGCAGCATCCCGCCCTGGCAGCAGGCACGGGCCGCCGACAATCTCACCTCAGTGCCGCCCACCGTCATGGTGCCTGTATCGGCGCTCAAACAGCCAAGCAGCGACG GTGGCCTTCGGGAGCAGAAGCGAGTGTGGTTCGCTGACGGCATCCTGCCTAATGGGGAAGTGGCGGACACTGCCAAGCTGTCAGCGAGTTGCGTCAATGACACATCGTGGGAGGCTGAAGAAATCACG CCGAGCTCGGGTCCAGAGCTCCTGGTGTCCGAGGAGGAGATCGCCCGGTCCCCGTGCAGTCCCTGGGACTACGCTTTGCTGGCACGGTTGGGTCCCGCCGTTAGCAAGGCCGGCAGTCTGCTGCCCGACGATGAGAACCGACTTCCTCCTCTGCTTGTCAGCGCCGGAGAGGATTTGATGGCTGGTCTGTCTCTTTGCCTTATTTCTCCAAAAAAGTCGCTGGAATTTCAG gtATCTACGAGAACTCAgcggtttcttcacacgagtttctcccaCTCTTGGACCAGAAaacacacaacgcgcatgcacgggcaaaaagagggctttctgg ggaatacaacagcaaacagcccatcgacagcgaacatgagggtggaggcgtggcaaacagctaacccggaaaacgaag ACGGTGCGCATCAATGTTGGTGCCTGAGCTCAAACGGGCTGCGGGCTTGGGGCCAGAGAGAGCTGGTCTTCCTGCTGGCGTGCATCCCCGAAGAGAAAAATCTCTATCGTGATCTCTTGGCGCTCTTTCTCAGAATTCAGCAGGACGCACAACGAG GCAAGTTCCTGGAGGAGCTGGACAATGTGAGCTTCGCTGAGAACTTCCTGGACAGTAAAGATCACGGCGGAATGCTTTTCTTCTCTCCTAGCTTCCAGCCACTAGATGGTCTGCCTCTTCCCGAGCCCCCTTTCCTTTTCGGCCTTCTGGTCCACAAGCTGGAGGTCCCGTGGGCCAAGGTCTTCCCGCTTAGGCTGCTTCTGCGACTCGGGGTCGAATACAGTG TGTACCCCGCTACACCCGTCAGCGTGCGCTTTCGCCCGTCTGTGTATCGCGAGACAGGACATAGCATCATGAATCCCCTGGCG
- the LOC144091025 gene encoding zinc finger FYVE domain-containing protein 16-like isoform X4: protein MDSFFKAAVCDLDKVLDDFELNAGLFGFAEEADWKSVFWKASPYDSSLLASSLVSDVPPSPPVNLFDLSSSHYALPGTSGVRADRNGEVQAQPLTEVDLLSSVDRSASQSLAPTCPDQVLEPVCNLVNYTGSAFLVRAKDGFTEPRVSVEREEEPLLVDFGDLEEQGPPCKNSDSSQQLAGFSFNLFDVILPAVPTQNERDECDTQDEGYDEGTQQDDVLSEQDGRCQGTQTSSPSSCQNKEMPPKDADDETSEGGLQLLELKEQLKNIEEDPPSGLDTPCSDELCNSDPIILVPAAKLMCSDPPAPSPQDPPEFRFEYLPESERTHMPVTDVELDAFLRASGEAERDIGISPEDLRQRNEEEPALTEKELRSCPEDLACLKHNSSEQMVFYGGARPKLPLIPAVRCPSSTEEDEPPAYSFQLDNNDEESLQTSHNFSSISSPPYPGTSAAALDQLCKSPTYTDSAGKEWLGSRQPAWVPDSAAPNCMKCLQKFTFTKRRHHCRACGKVYCAVCCNRKCQLKYLEKEARVCVICFDTLHRAQALERMMSPTGHNPNVPSEYCSSIPPWQQARAADNLTSVPPTVMVPVSALKQPSSDGGLREQKRVWFADGILPNGEVADTAKLSASCVNDTSWEAEEITPSSGPELLVSEEEIARSPCSPWDYALLARLGPAVSKAGSLLPDDENRLPPLLVSAGEDLMAGLSLCLISPKKSLEFQVSTRTQRFLHTSFSHSWTRKHTTRMHGQKEGFLGNTTANSPSTANMRVEAWQTANPENEDGAHQCWCLSSNGLRAWGQRELVFLLACIPEEKNLYRDLLALFLRIQQDAQRGKFLEELDNVSFAENFLDSKDHGGMLFFSPSFQPLDGLPLPEPPFLFGLLVHKLEVPWAKVFPLRLLLRLGVEYSVYPATPVSVRFRPSVYRETGHSIMNPLADLRNYQYSLPSVKGLTIHMEMGHNYIDIPKSSFNEVSKNLLCLLPPEGATCLE, encoded by the exons ATGGACAGCTTCTTCAAAGCAGCTGTTTGTGACCTGGACAAAGTGCTTGATGACTTTGAGCTTAATGCAG GTTTGTTTGGGTTTGCAGAAGAAGCAGATTGGAAGTCAGTCTTCTGGAAGGCCTCGCCATATGATTCTTCCCTTCTGGCCTCCTCCCTGGTGTCAGACGTGCCCCCTTCTCCTCCCGTGAATTTATTTGACCTCAGTTCTAGCCATTATGCGCTCCCTGGCACAAGCGGGGTCCGAGCAGACCGAAACGGGGAGGTCCAGGCTCAGCCTTTGACCGAGGTGGACCTTCTCTCCTCTGTTGATCGCAGTGCCTCTCAAAGCTTAGCGCCCACGTGCCCTGATCAGGTGCTTGAGCCTGTTTGCAACCTTGTAAATTATACTGGTTCGGCCTTCCTGGTGCGAGCCAAAGATGGCTTCACCGAGCCGAGGGTGAGCGTGGAACGTGAGGAGGAGCCGCTACTGGTTGATTTTGGTGACCTGGAGGAGCAAGGTCCACCCTGCAAAAACTCTGACTCCTCTCAGCAGTTGGCTGGATTCTCCTTCAACCTGTTTGATGTAATTCTTCCTGCAGTTCCCACTCAAAATGAGCGAGATGAGTGTGACACTCAAGATGAAGGCTATGACGAGGGGACTCAGCAAGATGATGTATTGTCAGAACAGGATGGCCGATGTCAAGGCACCCAAACCTCAAGCCCATCCTCATGCCAAAATAAAGAAATGCCTCCAAAAGATGCTGATGACGAAACTTCTGAAGGTGGCCTTCAGCTCCTGGAGCTCAAAGAACAACTGAAAAATATAGAGGAGGACCCGCCATCAGGTTTAGACACTCCTTGCTCAGATGAACTCTGCAACTCAGATCCCATTATCCTAGTCCCTGCTGCAAAACTCATGTGCTCAGATCCCCCTGCGCCTAGCCCACAGGACCCTCCCGAGTTTAGATTTGAATATCTCCCCGAGAGTGAGCGGACCCACATGCCAGTTACAGATGTAGAACTGGACGCCTTCCTAAGGGCCAGCGGTGAGGCTGAGCGGGACATAGGGATCTCTCCAGAGGACCTCCGGCAGAGAAATGAGGAGGAGCCGGCGCTCACGGAGAAGGAACTGAGGAGCTGCCCAGAAGATCTGGCCTGTCTAAAACATAACAGT TCGGAGCAAATGGTTTTCTATGGAGGGGCAAGACCCAAACTGCCGCTGATTCCTGCTGTCCGATGTCCCTCATCGACAGAAGAGGACGAGCCACCTGCTTATTCTTTTCAACTGGATAATAACGATGAAGAGAGTCTGCAAACCAGCCATAACTTTTCTTCCATCAGTAGCCCGCCGTATCCCGGGACCTCTGCGGCAGCTTTGGACCAACTCTGCAAATCGCCAACCTACACTGACAGCGCAGGCAAGGAGTGGCTGGGAAGCCGGCAGCCTGCTTGGGTGCCTGACTCGGCAGCCCCCAACTGTATGAAGTGCTTGCAGAAGTTCACCTTCACCAAGAGGCGCCATCACTGTAGAGCCTGTGGGAAA GTTTACTGTGCTGTCTGCTGCAACAGGAAGTGCCAACTCAAGTACTTGGAGAAGGAGGCACGTGTTTGTGTCATCTGCTTTGACACTTTGCACAGAG CCCAGGCGCTGGAGCGGATGATGAGCCCAACGGGTCACAACCCCAATGTTCCATCCGAATATTGCAGCAGCATCCCGCCCTGGCAGCAGGCACGGGCCGCCGACAATCTCACCTCAGTGCCGCCCACCGTCATGGTGCCTGTATCGGCGCTCAAACAGCCAAGCAGCGACG GTGGCCTTCGGGAGCAGAAGCGAGTGTGGTTCGCTGACGGCATCCTGCCTAATGGGGAAGTGGCGGACACTGCCAAGCTGTCAGCGAGTTGCGTCAATGACACATCGTGGGAGGCTGAAGAAATCACG CCGAGCTCGGGTCCAGAGCTCCTGGTGTCCGAGGAGGAGATCGCCCGGTCCCCGTGCAGTCCCTGGGACTACGCTTTGCTGGCACGGTTGGGTCCCGCCGTTAGCAAGGCCGGCAGTCTGCTGCCCGACGATGAGAACCGACTTCCTCCTCTGCTTGTCAGCGCCGGAGAGGATTTGATGGCTGGTCTGTCTCTTTGCCTTATTTCTCCAAAAAAGTCGCTGGAATTTCAG gtATCTACGAGAACTCAgcggtttcttcacacgagtttctcccaCTCTTGGACCAGAAaacacacaacgcgcatgcacgggcaaaaagagggctttctgg ggaatacaacagcaaacagcccatcgacagcgaacatgagggtggaggcgtggcaaacagctaacccggaaaacgaag ACGGTGCGCATCAATGTTGGTGCCTGAGCTCAAACGGGCTGCGGGCTTGGGGCCAGAGAGAGCTGGTCTTCCTGCTGGCGTGCATCCCCGAAGAGAAAAATCTCTATCGTGATCTCTTGGCGCTCTTTCTCAGAATTCAGCAGGACGCACAACGAG GCAAGTTCCTGGAGGAGCTGGACAATGTGAGCTTCGCTGAGAACTTCCTGGACAGTAAAGATCACGGCGGAATGCTTTTCTTCTCTCCTAGCTTCCAGCCACTAGATGGTCTGCCTCTTCCCGAGCCCCCTTTCCTTTTCGGCCTTCTGGTCCACAAGCTGGAGGTCCCGTGGGCCAAGGTCTTCCCGCTTAGGCTGCTTCTGCGACTCGGGGTCGAATACAGTG TGTACCCCGCTACACCCGTCAGCGTGCGCTTTCGCCCGTCTGTGTATCGCGAGACAGGACATAGCATCATGAATCCCCTGGCG